One Nitrospiria bacterium genomic region harbors:
- the rplW gene encoding 50S ribosomal protein L23, translated as MTRDPHQVLLRPLLTEKMTELKEAQNKVCFLVHPWSNKIEIKRAAEEVLKVKVEAVHIINTKGKRKRLGRFEGKRADLKKAILTLKKGEKLELFEGV; from the coding sequence ATGACCCGGGATCCGCACCAGGTTCTCCTCCGCCCGCTGTTGACCGAGAAGATGACCGAGCTCAAGGAGGCACAAAACAAGGTCTGCTTTCTTGTGCATCCGTGGTCCAACAAGATCGAGATCAAACGGGCGGCCGAAGAGGTTTTGAAAGTCAAAGTTGAGGCGGTCCATATCATCAATACGAAGGGGAAGCGCAAACGCTTGGGCCGCTTTGAGGGAAAGCGGGCGGATCTGAAAAAAGCGATTCTGACCCTTAAAAAAGGTGAAAAGCTGGAATTGTTTGAAGGAGTATAG